A genome region from Eurosta solidaginis isolate ZX-2024a chromosome 2, ASM4086904v1, whole genome shotgun sequence includes the following:
- the LOC137242472 gene encoding uncharacterized protein, giving the protein MLSNMSALSNADVKVSMEAGVGNNQRFINISKLYETLGPKLSAALPAFHALTGCDYNPSFFKKGKSRPYKILQNSERFIDNFIKLSNAPDDELQNTFDIIEEYVCRMYGFKKINKVNEARVATFLKTYKVLQNDDIFRLPKNNIDGSALPPCKIELHQHLLRTTYIANIWAHAHLQVPTALHPTDFGWEEDEGKFNFKWFEGDQLPATLGDITIDDGDDQKSTEDYDKDLSRVDIAVSDNDSDNEYDGDESEESEI; this is encoded by the exons ATGCTTTCTAACATGAGTGCCTTAAGTAACGCTGATGTTAAAGTTTCAATGGAAGCCGGAGTCGGTAATAATCAGCGCTTTATTAACATTAGCAAGTTGTATGAAACGTTGGGCCCTAAATTAAGCGCCGCGCTGCCGGCTTTCCATGCATTGACGGGTTGCGACTATAACCCGTCATTTTTCAAGAAAGGAAAAAGCCGGCcgtataaaattttacaaaactcaGAACGTTTTATCGATAATTTTATCAAACTAAGCAACGCACCTGACGACGAGTTGCAGAATACGTTTGATATTATAGAAGAATATGTTTGTCGTATGTATGGATTCAAAAAAATCAACAAAGTCAATGAAGCACGAGTTGCAACATTTTTGAAGACGTACAAGGTTTTACAAAACGATGACATATTCCGGTTACCGAAGAATAATATCGACGGATCAGCTCTGCCTCCCTGCAAAATTGAGCTGCACCAACATTTGCTGCGGACAACATACATAGCAAATATTTGGGCACATGCTCATCTTCAGGTTCCAACGGCATTACATCCGACTGATTTTGGATGGGAAGAAGATGagggaaaattcaattttaaatggtTCGAGGGTGACCAGCTACCCGCTACCCTTGGTGATATAACTATCGATGATGGCGATGACCAAAAAAGTACTGAAG ATTATGACAAAGATCTTTCACGGGTCGACATCGCTGTCAGTGATAATGACAGCGATAATGAGTACGATGGCGATGAATCCGAAGAAagcgaaatttaa